A DNA window from Fragaria vesca subsp. vesca linkage group LG3, FraVesHawaii_1.0, whole genome shotgun sequence contains the following coding sequences:
- the LOC101310585 gene encoding elongation factor 2-like: MVKFTAEELRRIMDYKHNIRNMSVIAHVDHGKSTLTDSLVAAAGIIAQEVAGDVRMTDTRADEAERGITIKSTGISLYYEMTDESLKSFKGERNGNEYLINLIDSPGHVDFSSEVTAALRITDGALVVVDCIEGVCVQTETVLRQALGERIRPVLTVNKMDRCFLELQVDGEEAYQTFQRVIENANVIMATYEDPLLGDVQVYPEKGTVAFSAGLHGWAFTLTNFAKMYASKFGVDESKMMERLWGENYFDPATKKWTTKSTGSATCKRGFVQFCYEPIKQIINTCMNDQKDKLWPMLTKLNVTMKSDEKELMGKALMKRVMQNWLPASTALLEMMIFHLPSPHTAQKYRVENLYEGPLDDQYANAIRNCDPDGPLMLYVSKMIPASDKGRFFAFGRVFAGRVQTGLKVRIMGPNYVPGEKKDLYVKNVQRTVIWMGKKQETVEDVPCGNTVALVGLDQFITKNATLTNEKETDAHPIRAMKFSVSPVVRVAVQCKVASDLPKLVEGLKRLAKSDPMVVCTIEESGEHIIAGAGELHLEICLKDLQDDFMGGAEIVKSDPVVSFRETVLEKSCRTVMSKSPNKHNRLYMEARPLEEGLPEAIDDGRIGPRDDPKIRSKILAEEFGWDKDLAKKIWCFGPETTGPNMVVDMCKGVQYLNEIKDSVVAGFQWASKEGALAEENMRGICFEVCDVVLHADAIHRGGGQVIPTARRVIYASQLTAKPRLLEPVYLVEIQAPEGALGGIYSVLNQKRGHVFEEMQRPGTPLYNIKAYLPVIESFGFSGQLRAATSGQAFPQCVFDHWEMMSSDPLEAGSQAAQLVQDIRKRKGLKEQMTPLSEFEDKL, encoded by the exons ATG GTGAAGTTTACGGCAGAAGAGCTGCGTAGGATTATGGACTACAAGCATAACATTCGTAATATGTCTGTTATTGCCCATGTCGATCATG GTAAATCAACCCTTACAGACTCCCTTGTCGCTGCTGCCGGTATCATTGCACAAGAAGTTGCTGGTGATGTCCGGATGACTGATACCCGTGCTGATGAGGCAGAGCGTGGTATTACAATTAAATCTACTGGAATCTCTCTTTACTACGAGATGACTGACGAGTCTTTGAAGAGCTTCAAGGGAGAGAGGAACGGAAATGAGTACCTTATCAATCTCATCGATTCTCCCGGGCACGTTGACTTTTCATCTGAGGTTACTGCTGCTCTTCGTATTACTGATGGTGCCCTTGTGGTGGTGGATTGTATTGAGGGCGTGTGTGTCCAAACTGAGACCGTGCTCCGTCAAGCCTTGGGAGAAAGGATCAGGCCTGTTTTGACTGTTAACAAGATGGACAGGTGTTTCCTTGAGCTCCAGGTGGATGGCGAGGAGGCCTACCAGACATTCCAGAGGGTTATTGAGAATGCCAATGTCATCATGGCTACCTACGAAGACCCTCTTCTTGGTGATGTCCAGGTGTACCCCGAGAAAGGAACAGTTGCTTTCTCTGCTGGTTTGCACGGTTGGGCATTCACTCTCACCAACTTTGCCAAGATGTATGCATCTAAGTTTGGAGTTGATGAGTCAAAGATGATGGAAAGGCTCTGGGGTGAGAACTACTTTGATCCAGCTACCAAGAAGTGGACCACCAAAAGCACTGGTTCTGCTACCTGCAAGCGTGGTTTTGTCCAGTTTTGTTATGAACCAATCAAGCAGATTATCAACACCTGCATGAATGACCAGAAGGATAAGCTGTGGCCCATGTTGACAAAGCTCAATGTCACTATGAAGAGTGATGAAAAGGAACTTATGGGAAAGGCATTGATGAAGAGGGTCATGCAGAACTGGCTTCCGGCCAGCACTGCCCTATTGGAAATGATGATCTTTCACCTTCCCTCTCCACACACAGCTCAAAAGTACCGTGTTGAGAATTTGTACGAGGGTCCCCTGGATGACCAATATGCTAATGCTATCAGAAACTGTGATCCAGATGGTCCGCTTATGCTGTATGTATCTAAGATGATTCCGGCATCTGACAAGGGTAGATTCTTTGCTTTTGGTCGTGTGTTTGCTGGTAGGGTCCAAACTGGTTTGAAGGTTAGAATTATGGGACCAAACTATGTTCCTGGGGAAAAGAAGGATCTTTATGTCAAGAATGTACAGAGGACTGTTATCTGGATGGGAAAGAAACAAGAAACTGTTGAGGATGTTCCCTGTGGTAACACTGTTGCCTTGGTTGGTCTGGATCAGTTCATCACCAAGAATGCTACCTTGACAAATGAGAAGGAAACAGATGCTCACCCCATTCGTGCAATGAAGTTCTCTGTCTCACCTGTTGTGCGTGTTGCTGTTCAGTGTAAGGTTGCTTCTGATCTTCCCAAGCTTGTTGAAGGGCTGAAACGTCTGGCTAAGTCCGATCCTATGGTTGTCTGTACCATTGAGGAGTCTGGAGAGCACATCATTGCTGGAGCTGGTGAACTTCACCTTGAGATCTGCTTGAAGGATCTGCAAGATGATTTTATGGGTGGAGCGGAAATTGTAAAATCTGATCCTGTTGTGTCCTTCCGTGAGACAGTCCTTGAGAAGTCCTGCCGTACTGTGATGAGCAAGTCTCCCAACAAGCACAACCGTCTGTACATGGAAGCACGCCCGTTGGAGGAAGGTCTTCCTGAGGCCATTGATGATGGTCGTATTGGTCCAAGGGATGATCCTAAAATCCGCTCAAAGATCTTGGCTGAGGAATTCGGTTGGGACAAGGATCTTGCTAAGAAAATCTGGTGCTTCGGTCCTGAGACCACTGGTCCTAACATGGTGGTTGATATGTGTAAGGGAGTCCAGTACCTCAATGAAATCAAGGATTCAGTTGTTGCTGGGTTCCAGTGGGCTTCAAAGGAAGGTGCGTTGGCTGAAGAAAACATGAGGGGTATCTGCTTTGAAGTTTGTGATGTTGTTCTCCATGCTGATGCTATTCACAGAGGAGGTGGTCAGGTCATTCCAACCGCCAGGAGGGTTATCTATGCTTCTCAGCTTACAGCGAAGCCAAGGCTCCTTGAACCTGTGTATCTTGTTGAGATTCAAGCTCCTGAGGGTGCTCTTGGTGGTATCTACAGTGTTCTCAATCAGAAGCGTGGACACGTCTTTGAAGAAATGCAGAGGCCTGGCACTCCACTCTACAACATCAAGGCCTACCTCCCTGTCATCGAGTCTTTCGGTTTCTCTGGTCAACTGAGGGCTGCAACTTCTGGCCAGGCTTTCCCCCAGTGTGTGTTCGATCATTGGGAGATGATGTCTTCTGATCCACTGGAAGCTGGTTCCCAGGCAGCTCAGCTTGTTCAAGACATCCGCAAGAGGAAGGGCCTGAAGGAGCAAATGACCCCGCTATCTGAGTTTGAGGACAAGCTCTAA